One region of Candidatus Poribacteria bacterium genomic DNA includes:
- a CDS encoding mandelate racemase/muconate lactonizing enzyme family protein, which translates to MPRHATLSHTHMQTLKITDIETEVVQVNHRGNWLFVKVHADNGTMGVGEASHGKDDNSVRHIIDTLKPALVGWNPFQLEAFRQRFYRDTESHTYHTALSGIEQAMFDLAGKALDVPSYQLLGGKCREKIRLYANINRATVDRSPSGFANNAEHAVAEGFTAIKCAPFDDVSVANISRGSLTPAICLGIDRIRTIRAIIGGDIDLMVDCHSRFNPGIIIQVAKELEDLHLFWIEDVIPLDNLDAFAHISRSIGIPIATGERLRTLTDFDRLLTQTHVDYILPDVKHVGGLSGLKKIATLAAARNISVTPHNPSGPVATAASVQCMASVPNFAILEYAWGEVEWRASLTEPPEKIVNGSIEVPDRAGLGITL; encoded by the coding sequence ACCGAAGTCGTTCAGGTAAACCACCGCGGCAATTGGCTCTTCGTCAAGGTCCACGCTGATAACGGCACAATGGGGGTCGGCGAGGCTTCCCACGGTAAAGATGATAACAGCGTTCGACATATTATTGATACCCTCAAACCCGCGCTCGTCGGATGGAACCCGTTTCAACTGGAGGCATTCCGCCAACGTTTCTACCGAGACACTGAAAGCCATACCTATCATACCGCACTCAGCGGAATTGAGCAGGCGATGTTCGATCTCGCTGGCAAGGCATTAGACGTACCAAGCTATCAACTGTTAGGTGGCAAGTGCCGAGAAAAGATTCGTCTCTACGCGAATATCAACCGCGCAACCGTGGATCGCAGCCCTTCCGGATTCGCTAACAATGCCGAGCACGCCGTTGCTGAAGGTTTTACCGCCATAAAATGCGCACCTTTTGACGATGTTTCAGTCGCTAATATTTCGCGCGGGAGTCTAACACCCGCTATCTGTCTCGGTATTGACCGCATCCGCACAATTCGCGCCATTATCGGTGGCGACATTGACCTGATGGTGGATTGCCACAGCCGTTTTAATCCAGGTATCATCATCCAGGTCGCAAAAGAGTTAGAAGACCTACACCTCTTCTGGATTGAGGACGTTATCCCGTTGGATAATTTGGATGCCTTCGCACATATAAGTCGCTCCATCGGGATCCCGATCGCAACCGGTGAACGTTTACGGACCCTCACGGACTTTGATAGATTGCTAACCCAAACACATGTTGACTACATCTTGCCAGATGTCAAACATGTCGGCGGACTTTCCGGACTCAAGAAAATAGCCACGCTCGCCGCGGCGCGAAACATTAGCGTAACACCCCACAATCCGAGCGGGCCTGTCGCAACCGCTGCCAGCGTGCAATGTATGGCAAGTGTGCCAAATTTCGCAATCCTTGAATACGCGTGGGGAGAAGTCGAGTGGCGCGCCTCACTTACTGAACCACCGGAGAAAATAGTTAATGGATCTATTGAAGTACCTGACCGGGCCGGGTTAGGCATCACATTATAG